One Papaver somniferum cultivar HN1 chromosome 10, ASM357369v1, whole genome shotgun sequence genomic window carries:
- the LOC113318267 gene encoding uncharacterized protein LOC113318267, whose translation MVNDSHWYDMWDKGVVEDGYVNLWCNVSDRTVPPGDGCAENSGITYKRDSTPSRVRSSSVTCINYANSPVRLDPEMFSTPKKKFKCITSPDLVRRSPRLLKKSVDAVTMINGSKKRLFENVDEYVNVDDDDYDNVVFSAETRQAELEYENIQLVNDAEDACHPIDDPRSPVSDTEEMGIGVYCEFVNNYFEDHQWVDTLHPQHYMNAVTEVQASGVEQEGEKEDPKGKAIVPYDTEGNMDYNSDDHSSSSESDGEGVTEVQGPNECGNEPTHQKLHPWYNQFEQVHGEDVDADGNGELFPDADGNTLLMVDVDTIFLGMQFMDKDDFKKHLRGYYAIKKRFQYKLKPNDNERIKVICRFNKSQDCKFFIWASVKPGEPTKKVTFSATQ comes from the exons ATGGTTAATGATTCTCATTGGTATGATATGTGGGATAAGGGTGTTGTTGAGGATGGGTATGTGAACTTATGGTGCAATGTAAGTGACAGGACTGTGCCTCCTGGTGATGGATGTGCTGAGAACTCAGGGATAACTTACAAGAGAGACTCAACACCATCCAGAGTTAGAAGTAGTTCAGTAACATGTATTAACTATGCTAATTCACCAGTCAGACTTGATCCAGAGATGTTTTCCACACCTAAGAAGAAGTTTAAATGCATTACATCACCAGATTTGGTCAGAAGGAGTCCAAGGCTACTCAAGAAATCTGTTGATGCAGTGACAATGATTAATGGCAGTAAGAAGAGGTTATTTGAGAATGTGGATGAGTATGTGAATgtggatgatgatgattatgacaaTGTTGTATTTAGTGCTGAAACAAGACAAGCTGAGTTGGAGTATGAGAACATTCAACTAGTTAATGATGCTGAAGATGCCTGTCATCCAATAGATGATCCCAGAAGTCCAGTTTCTGATACTGAAGAAATGGGGATTGGTGTATACTGTGAATTTGTGAACAATTACTTTGAGGACCACCAATGGGTTGACACTTTACATCCACAACATTATATGAATGCAGTCACTGAAGTACAAGCAAGTGGTGTGGAGCAGGAAGGTGAGAAGGAAGATCCTAAAGGAAAAGCAATTGTTCCTTATGATACTGAGGGAAATATGGATTACAATAGTGATGATCACAGTTCAAGCTCTGAATCTGATGGTGAAG GTGTAACAGAAGTCCAAGGACCCAATGAGTGTGGTAATGAGCCAACCCATCAGAAACTACATCCATGGTACAACCAGTTTGAGCAAGTGCATGGAGAAGATGTTGATGCAGATGGCAATGGAGAGTTGTTTCCTGATGCTGATGGGAATACATTGCTCATGGTTGATGTTGACACAATATTTTTGGGAATGCAGTTTATGGACAAAGATGACTTCAAGAAGCACCTAAGGGGTTATTATGCCATTAAGAAGAGATTCCAATACAAGCTTAAGCCAAATGACAATGAGAGGATAAAAGTTATATGCAGGTTCAACAAATCTCAAGACTGCAAGTTCTTTATCTGGGCAAGTGTTAAACCTGGTGAACCAACAAAGAAAGTGACCTTCTCTGCTACTCAATGA
- the LOC113315488 gene encoding uncharacterized protein LOC113315488, with the protein MQNWIANWFHSSNVSRDEHEKYVQFASFAIWQIWKLRCSVVFDNGTIQIASFVRQVNKDITEWTENSRKCRSTITFVNQTRDVLPWKMPENGFDKINFHAAFLKENNYMGLGLMLFFAAEQFGGDQSVAGIAQDEDKAEALATLAAIKWAKDSAVERLHLEGDCQNVVKAINVK; encoded by the coding sequence ATGCAGAACTGGATAGCTAACTGGTTTCACTCCAGTAATGTATCCAGGGATGAACATGAGAAATATGTTCAGTTTGCTAGCTTTGCTATATGGCAAATATGGAAGTTGAGATGTTCTGTAGTGTTTGATAATGGAACAATTCAAATAGCTAGTTTTGTAAGACAAGTAAATAAGGACATAACTGAGTGGACTGAAAACTCTAGAAAATGTAGATCAACTATAACTTTTGTGAATCAGACAAGGGATGTATTACCTTGGAAAATGCCAGAAAATGGGTTTGATAAAATCAATTTTCATGCTGCATTCTTGAAAGAAAACAATTATATGGGTTTAGGATTAATGTTGTTTTTTGCTGCAGAGCAATTTGGAGGAGATCAATCAGTTGCTGGGATAGCTCAGGATGAAGACAAAGCTGAAGCTCTTGCAACACTAGCGGCTATAAAGTGGGCAAAAGATTCAGCTGTTGAAAGACTACATTTGGAGGGAGACTGTCAGAATGTAGTGAAAGCAATAAATGTAAAATAA